A single window of Salvia splendens isolate huo1 chromosome 8, SspV2, whole genome shotgun sequence DNA harbors:
- the LOC121743331 gene encoding WRKY transcription factor 23-like — MEDPFPSFWDHYASSGCTFAEMLDCADEKSNSLGFMELLNMHDSAAFQEEDHPNPNSKLQESLNAPQTPNCSSISSESSDRGLINKEEEDADEEEDDNDHKKKTSKQLKAKKTNQKKKREQRFAFMTKSEVDHLEDGYRWRKYGQKAVKNSPFPRSYYRCTNPTCNVKKRVERSCTDPTIVVTTYEGQHTHPSPQSQRLLAPPPHPGFSAAQPNIQHQLINYSLLANGYMGGGGGGAKQLSFSSQPPALMANNGLLQDIVPWPAAKREEEEH; from the exons ATGGAAGATCCGTTCCCGTCGTTCTGGGATCACTACGCATCGAGCGGCTGTACGTTTGCGGAGATGCTGGACTGCGCCGATGAGAAGAGCAACTCATTAGGCTTCATGGAGCTGCTCAATATGCATGATTCCGCTGCTTTTCAAGAGGAGGACCATCCCAATCCGAATTCCAAGCTGCAGGAGTCGTTGAATGCGCCGCAAACGCCCAATTGCTCCTCCATTTCGTCCGAATCTAGCGACCGCGGGCTGATTAACAAGGAGGAGGAAGAcgcagacgaagaagaagatgacaatgaccacaaaaagaagacTAGCAAACA GTTGAAGGCGAAGAAGACGAaccagaagaagaagagagagcaGAGATTTGCTTTCATGACTAAAAGCGAGGTCGATCACTTGGAAGACGGATACAGATGGCGAAAATACGGCCAAAAAGCTGTCAAAAACAGCCCTTTTCCTAG GAGCTACTACAGATGCACGAACCCGACGTGCAATGTGAAGAAGAGGGTGGAGAGATCCTGCACCGACCCCACCATTGTCGTGACCACATACGAGGGCCAGCACACGCATCCCAGCCCCCAGTCGCAGCGCCTTCTCGCTCCGCCTCCCCATCCTGGATTCTCCGCCGCCCAGCCAAACATCCAACACCAATTGATAAACTACTCGCTTCTTGCAAACGGCTACAtgggcggcggaggaggaggagcgaaGCAGCTGAGCTTCAGCTCACAGCCGCCGGCTTTAATGGCGAACAATGGTCTTCTTCAAGACATTGTGCCATGGCCCGCGgctaagagagaagaagaagaacactga
- the LOC121745445 gene encoding WW domain-containing adapter protein with coiled-coil-like isoform X1, with amino-acid sequence MLYLIDGEMCSVPSISQLYDIAGQPFLWGDGESMPECQSSHSGCKIVTMANKDSAPVTRAFDSSAEVENSVECDWRKHVSPDGDLYYYNCVACESRWENPVELSMQFMNKNLMA; translated from the exons ATGCTCTATCTCATAGATGGAGAGATGTGCAGTGTACCTTCCATTTCCCAGTTATATGATATAGCTGGACAACCATTTCTCTGGGGAGATGGAGAATCTATGCCAGAATGCCAG TCTTCTCATTCAGGATGCAAGATAGTAACAATGGCAAACAAGGATTCTGCACCTGTAACCAGAGCATTTGATTCCAGTGCTGAGGTAGAGAACTCTGTAGAATGTGACTGGAGGAAGCATGTTTCTCCTGATGGAGATTTGTACTATTATAACTGTGTGGCATGTGAAAGCAGG TGGGAGAATCCTGTGGAGCTCAGTATGCAATTTATGAACAAGAACTTGATGGCCTAG
- the LOC121745445 gene encoding WW domain-containing adapter protein with coiled-coil-like isoform X2, producing MCSVPSISQLYDIAGQPFLWGDGESMPECQSSHSGCKIVTMANKDSAPVTRAFDSSAEVENSVECDWRKHVSPDGDLYYYNCVACESRWENPVELSMQFMNKNLMA from the exons ATGTGCAGTGTACCTTCCATTTCCCAGTTATATGATATAGCTGGACAACCATTTCTCTGGGGAGATGGAGAATCTATGCCAGAATGCCAG TCTTCTCATTCAGGATGCAAGATAGTAACAATGGCAAACAAGGATTCTGCACCTGTAACCAGAGCATTTGATTCCAGTGCTGAGGTAGAGAACTCTGTAGAATGTGACTGGAGGAAGCATGTTTCTCCTGATGGAGATTTGTACTATTATAACTGTGTGGCATGTGAAAGCAGG TGGGAGAATCCTGTGGAGCTCAGTATGCAATTTATGAACAAGAACTTGATGGCCTAG
- the LOC121744968 gene encoding uncharacterized protein LOC121744968 — protein sequence MDHKEKEYVIDIENGDANGSKDSSSDSTWGKKILKRIGSGILNLNGLVDDEVGVKPDVGTEEELDKETTKLLSDKARGGEDGEGVVPPVERDNERGGEGRAPPVEKERRKGGKAKKAAKPPRPPKGPTLDAADMRLLKEISRLAIKKRERMERLKALKKNKSPKWSSPSSSSSSSSVCSSAATISAMFVTVFFFLVLILQGLNASTSSTLIIAGAPQPQPQAHMRGLLPIKFYKTFKSDGGGTPSFLPPKST from the exons ATGGATCACAAAGAGAAAGAATATGTGATTGATATTGAAAATGGTGATGCTAATGGGAGTAAGGATTCATCCTCTGATTCCACATGGGGGAAGAAGATTTTGAAAAGGATTGGCAGTggaattttgaatttaaatggACTGGTTGATGATGAGGTCGGGGTGAAACCGGATGTTGGTACAGAGGAAGAGCTTGATAAAGAGACGACGAAATTGTTGAGTGATAAGGCTCGGGGAGGGGAGGACGGTGAGGGGGTAGTGCCCCCTGTCGAGAGGGACAATGAGAGGGGAGGAGAGGGGCGAGCGCCCCCTGTTGAGAAGGAGAGACGGAAGGGTGGGAAGGCTAAGAAGGCTGCAAAGCCACCTCGGCCTCCAAAGGGTCCGACCTTGGATGCTGCTGACATGAGGTTGCTCAAGGAGATATCGAGGCTTGCCATTAAGAAGCGTGAGAGGATGGAACGTTTGAAGGCACTGAAGAAGAATAAATCGCCCAAATGGTCATCCCCATCATCTTCTTCGTCGTCATCATCAGTATGTTCATCTGCTGCAACCATCTCAGCCATGTTCGTCactgttttcttttttctcgTGTTAATCTTACAAG GTCTAAACGCGAGCACTAGTTCAACTTTGATAATCGCAGGAGCTCCTCAACCTCAGCCACAAGCACATATGAGAGGCTTGTTGCCTATTAAGTTCTATAAAACTTTTAAATCAGATGGTGGTGGTACACCGAGTTTCTTACCTCCCAA GTCTACATAG